The sequence below is a genomic window from Monodelphis domestica isolate mMonDom1 chromosome 2, mMonDom1.pri, whole genome shotgun sequence.
ctgctgactggacttgaGACCCTGTTCCTCGTGAGACTGTTCTCTGATTTtattacttcactctttctatattttgtaaataaatctctttggaattaatacaaattcctggtgaccctaatTTTAAATAAATCCAATCCAACCTTTTTATGAATAAAcccccttttctcccttacaACATGCTAACCAATTCTGAGATTCGAATCTACCCCAAGCTGCTCTCTTTAATTAATTATAAGAAAAGCTAAAACAGTTCTGTATGCCTGTTCTAAAAACTGAATGAAACAAACAGTATGGTTATTTCCAACAGAAATAAGGCCACAAGATGGGGAGTAGGTAGTACCTACAAAATGCATAGATGCCTGCTTATTTAAGTAGCTACATAGAAGACAGAAGTTTATTATTCAAAATGTGCTTCACTAAATCAGTACTTACCAACCACTTCAatttgaaagagaagagagcacTAAAGGCAAATATCACCCACATAATTGGACAGGAAATTAGTCCTAACCAAAAAATTTGTGACTCAGCTTCTGAAGAGGTTCTTTTCTCTTGATTTGATTCCTAggaaagaattcaaattcagtagtGTATTCTGTATGATTTATTTTCAACAAGTTCAGAACTTGTAAGAAATACTTTACCTAAAAATACAATCACATGCACAAAAACATCCAGAGCATAATCTATGGATTTATTACTACGGAAAAAGAGAAGCTAATGAACATCCAGTAAAGATAGTTTGGAGGATTGTAAGTGACAACTGTATAAAGTACAATAAAATATGTTTTGCTATTCAAACTCCCATCTCTTTGGTTTCAATTTTTCTCAAAACTTCTGACATTTTCATCTTCAATAAAGAAGGTGCTATACAGATTCCAAAGTAATGCTGAGGTCAATTAGAAATTACAGGTGAAGTATCAAGCTTAATTCATCATAATATAACCAATTCATGTTTTTAGAATAGGGTATACTATTGCTTTGCTGAAttacctaaaatatttttttacaaaaacatTCCAGTCTTTATTGAGTGATTTTGGGTTAAGTagctgttatttttaatattatatagttCACCTGTAAAATAACCTTCCCATTaccaaatgacaaaaataataatggaagTTTACCTTTCGAGCCTCAAACACCCAGTGACTCTTTCCATCATCATCTATATGGTTCCACCAGCGCAAGCCAACCATGAGTCTGCCAGTTATATtctgtaaaaagtttttttaatagtttacatatatgtatctaaATAACAAACATTTCAACCCAGAATAGAAAAATGTAATAGATACTTGTTTTCATCTACCTATCCAATAACCAGGAAAATAAAGATCTATGTCTAACCAAAAGTTAATGGGGCATATAaggcaacaaagaaaaaatataagtaGGAGAGAAAAAGGGTAAAAATTTCCATATGAACAAtactttgttctcttttttacCCATCTTCCACTTTTTCCTTTTGCCTCCAATATCTTTGTTCTTCTGTTGCCATGACTTCTCCTTGCCCTTTTACTTCCTGTGTTACTATACtccaggaagggggtgggggaagagtgctattgttgtgaactttgatttgaatttgagcctaatttggaacaagagactacctcccagaatccaggtGGTGAACGTTTTGTAGAATgcgccatgaagatgcctgcagagaccacacactgcaccgaAAGAATTACAcacccagcatccttttcctttttgtccccaggTTGCATGCTTATGTTGTACTGAtacagtgtgacaaggaaatcactttaaaagactgatatatattaatttaaggtcgccaaggaattcagctatgtaattcctaaatgaaaactcaagtcagcagtcaacctttatggagtttaattacaaacaggatgaagaaaggtattagagatagagagagagagggagagagaaaagggagagaagggaatagggcttaaataccccttctgtttaggccgggccaaaaggcccaagcccttagatagctggggcaaagaaaggagatcagtccctattactcacgtgaccaaaatggagaaacagtctcaggggcctccacctccagcttccttcagagcaagcttctcagagcacctctccaaccactcagagctaaaactctccaaccacccctccagtcctcagacccctctatctttaaggaaaccatccaagttccctcccctcagttctcacatctaccaatcactgtccatgtcttccctgtgccaatggtggctctagcttaacccaggacctcccagaggtctg
It includes:
- the LOC100022053 gene encoding Golgi apparatus membrane protein TVP23 homolog B isoform X5; the encoded protein is MLRQNITGRLMVGLRWWNHIDDDGKSHWVFEARKESNQEKRTSSEAESQIFWLGLISCPIMWVIFAFSALFSFKLKWLAVVIMGVVLQGANLYGYIRCKVGNQSNLTSMATTYLGKQFLRQNIKDDQIS
- the LOC100022053 gene encoding Golgi apparatus membrane protein TVP23 homolog B isoform X4, translating into MVTIILLLSCDFWTVKNITGRLMVGLRWWNHIDDDGKSHWVFEARKESNQEKRTSSEAESQIFWLGLISCPIMWVIFAFSALFSFKLKWLAVVIMGVVLQGANLYGYIRCKVGNQSNLTSMATTYLGKQFLRQEN
- the LOC100022053 gene encoding Golgi apparatus membrane protein TVP23 homolog B isoform X6; the encoded protein is MLRQNITGRLMVGLRWWNHIDDDGKSHWVFEARKESNQEKRTSSEAESQIFWLGLISCPIMWVIFAFSALFSFKLKWLAVVIMGVVLQGANLYGYIRCKVGNQSNLTSMATTYLGKQFLRQEN
- the LOC100022053 gene encoding Golgi apparatus membrane protein TVP23 homolog B isoform X7 — protein: MVGLRWWNHIDDDGKSHWVFEARKESNQEKRTSSEAESQIFWLGLISCPIMWVIFAFSALFSFKLKWLAVVIMGVVLQGANLYGYIRCKVGNQSNLTSMATTYLGKQFLRQNIKDDQIS
- the LOC100022053 gene encoding Golgi apparatus membrane protein TVP23 homolog B isoform X3 codes for the protein MVTIILLLSCDFWTVKNITGRLMVGLRWWNHIDDDGKSHWVFEARKESNQEKRTSSEAESQIFWLGLISCPIMWVIFAFSALFSFKLKWLAVVIMGVVLQGANLYGYIRCKVGNQSNLTSMATTYLGKQFLRQNIKDDQIS